The DNA region TCGTTCAGTAACCAGACCGATAACCGGAGTTACCGGTCCAACGCTGAGATTCACGGCATCGCGACAAAATCCAAATCGGTGATTGTTTCTTCGGTCACGTTCACAATTTGGGCCTCAAATTCAAAGTTTCGATACGTTGCAGTGACGTTGTACGTTCTATTTCTCGGAATTTTTTCGAATCGATACAAACCGAATCGGTTCGTTTTTTGAAATCGCGCTTCTCCGCTTGGTCCGATTATGCGAATCAACACATTTTTTATCCCTTTGCCATCGCTACTGATTGCCCGGCCACCGATCGATACAAAAAAATGCAGCTCATAGGCGCCGATATCGCTGTCGTCACCGCCTGGTGCGGGAGGAATACTCACTTTGTTATGAGGCCGAATGTATTCTCGCTGATCTTCTGAAGTACCGGAACTCCCTTTGTCAATTGCAGGACTGACGATTGGTGAAACTTGTAATCGATGTGTTTCAGTAGGGCCGCCATAATTATCAAGCGGATCCAATCGCGGGTCGATGGGAGAAGCTCCGCTGCCTGTCTGGTCGCCCGTATTTGTAAAGCCTGTTGCAAGTCCAACATTGCCGATCAGATTGTAGCCGTCTGAAGTGAACCCTCCGACAACATCAGCTATAACCGAATTATTGACATTGGCAGCGATAATTGTGTCTTCTACGACCGGATCGAATAATCCTTCGGAGTAAATGCCACCAGCGCTGTTCGCTCCGTCGGCTGAGTTATTAGTAATTGTGCAGTCTCTAATGAATGCCGTACCATCGCTATCTTCGTAAATACCGCCTGCATTAAAGTCTCCGCCTACCGCTGCGTTTCCCGATATCGTTGAATTCGTTACAATCAAGGTACCGCTGTTGTAAATACCACCTGCATGAACATCGTAGAAAGAATTCCCCGTATTGTTTGAAACGGTGCTTTTTATAAGATTGAGCTCGCCCCCTGTGTTGTAAATCCCGCCCGCTCTTGTACCAGCGTTTCCTGTGATCGTCGTTCTCTGTATTTCCATGTCGCCGAATGAATTGTCTATGCCGCTCGCACCATT from bacterium includes:
- a CDS encoding right-handed parallel beta-helix repeat-containing protein, whose protein sequence is MRHTLFLFVLVLFMAADVRATSTTWTVTKTADTNDGVCDADCSFREALDNASPVFTDTIVFSSLFNTPQTITLAGHALEIGTNLIINGPGADLLTISANNLSNVFEISGPTSLMTLSGMTITGGSGDGIEVNSAFDLQIKECIITENGSNGIENSDFTRVYDSTISANGASGIDNSFGDMEIQRTTITGNAGTRAGGIYNTGGELNLIKSTVSNNTGNSFYDVHAGGIYNSGTLIVTNSTISGNAAVGGDFNAGGIYEDSDGTAFIRDCTITNNSADGANSAGGIYSEGLFDPVVEDTIIAANVNNSVIADVVGGFTSDGYNLIGNVGLATGFTNTGDQTGSGASPIDPRLDPLDNYGGPTETHRLQVSPIVSPAIDKGSSGTSEDQREYIRPHNKVSIPPAPGGDDSDIGAYELHFFVSIGGRAISSDGKGIKNVLIRIIGPSGEARFQKTNRFGLYRFEKIPRNRTYNVTATYRNFEFEAQIVNVTEETITDLDFVAMP